Below is a window of Ctenopharyngodon idella isolate HZGC_01 chromosome 7, HZGC01, whole genome shotgun sequence DNA.
ACAATTTGTATCAGCATTTTTCCTGCCTTCAATCAATAGGCCCACATGACTCATGAACAGTTATCCTCAAGAGAAGTACTGAGAGAGACTTTCTGCATATTTCATGAGTCTTCAACGTTAAAGCTACACATCAGATATTCAGCCCATCTTGGACTTTTAAAGTGCAGTATTTACTATCAATTTCACAGGTACTGATCCTGAAAGTATTTGTTGAAGTCCATACATTAaactatttataatatatatttaatatattcagTACAAGAATTTGTGCCTAAGCATGTTATTAGATCAGCATAATTATATTCACTATCAAATGCCCAGATGCTATTTGATGTAgacatatttatatcatattttatatataaatatatagtgacttttttatatattagaCGTCATTGACTTCATCAATATAATGAACTGCTTATAGGCCACAAAATCTCCAGACAAACATTAAGTGCATAcagtaacattcaaaagtttgtcagcaagcttttttttttaagaaattaatagttttatttggTAAGGACacctaaattgatcaaaagtgacattaaaacgTGTTACCAAAAActaatttatataaatgctgctcttttgtactttctattcatcaaaaaatcctgaaaaaaatgtaaaaaaaaaaaaaaaaaaaatgtattacagtttaaacaaaaatggTCAGCAGTGGCTGTTTTAAACGTGCTTTAGAAAATAAAAGTGCCAAAagaataaatacagccttgttGAGAATAAGAGacgttttcaaaaacttaaaaaaatcttactgaccccaaacttttgaacagtatgtgtgtgtacaggtttgGCTATACTTATGAGAGCCAAATCTTTCAAAATGTCCTCACAAATATAGCAAAACGTTGAAAACCTACTTGTGATGATAATTTTGTGTCAATGTTTATGTGCGTGAAATTACCCCTTACCTGTGGGTTTCATGTAATATGCCTCAATGTCAGCCATATCAGTGTGCAGAGCGCAGTCCAGGTAGTTGAGAATGACTTTTCTGCTGTAGTAATAACGTGCACCCATTAGAATAAACGGTGCGCAGAAGGTCAGTGTGAAGGATTTGGTCATAACATAGCACATTACTATGGAGAAATGGAAGAAAAATAAACGACACCTGTCAGAAAAGAGAatcaaatgtttgatttttggCAGAGGAGAGACAAACAGACATCAAATGTATACACATTTAGGAGAAACCCTGATCGAAAACAGACTAGTTATACAATGtcctgtaatttaaaaaaagtattaagtTCATTTTACCCATATGTACGGCTTGGAATTTTAATGGTCAATGGGGGGCACAATAACAGGGTCTTCATGGATGTAATTAAACTCAAGAAAATCTGAGTATGTGTATGTTGAGGCTGTTGGCACAGGGTGGCGCCCTTGAGTACAACTCCGCACTGTTTACCGTCAACACAGACGTGTTTTCAACTCTTAACAAACTATAAAATGCGTTTACAACGTTTTTGCTATTCTAAAGAACACTTAAAATTAGCCATTATGGTGAATTTATCCGAGGTAACCGTTGATGTAGGTGTACCGTGATGCAGCACATTCTCTGAGCATATTTACTATGCAAGTCTATGGACctcgttttaaaaaaaaaaaaaaccttcaattCAGCTGTAGGGTTGTGAATAATTTTTCAATGTAGCATAAAGGTACAAAAAGGTTGATGTTTAGCCAGATCACCACGATGCTCACTTACACCGCCTGTAGTTGAAAACCATTGAAAATCATTAGTAAACAAGAAAaggaaataaatcatttaaatattatacgTATTATTAATAGTTTCCAATTATCTGTAAATGAAACGTCATAGACCTAAACAGGCAACAAACACAACTTCGTGCACTAACATGAGACGTATGTGGAGAACGTAGTGAGCTCGCGCgggattcattcattcattcggcacgcgcacacacattcACCGGTAACGCATGCCGCATGCTCTGAACTGCTGCTGTCTTTGTGACTCCTTTACTGGTATAaactgggattttttttaacaaaaaaaaaaaagatttaagatCACGTGCGTTGAAAAAACCGTTAGCTTCATcgttttgaacataaatgtatgaattaattGGGCTCATCATTTTAGTTAgattcttttcattttaacatAATTAATATACTTACATATGAACTCAAACAGCTCAGAGCTTATTTTCACATGTTGCAGAGGAACAATGAAGAAAGCGATACGCTCATCTTATTCCCCAATTTTGGTCACATACCTGTGAGAAAGGCATAGATAATTTGGGTTCTAGTTTGCTGTTTTAGACCCCGAAATGCCGAATTAGGTATCCGCTCCATGATTCCCTCGTTGAAGATCCGGCGCACCTCCTCATGGTCCGAGCGTTCAAATTCGCGAATAAAAACCTGGTTCCGTTTTTCAACCTTACTCTCGAGCGCACTGGGAGAAGGCGAAGAAGACGTCCACATTTGCGAGGAGGAAACTATAATTGAATCTTTTTTGGTCCCAGCTATGGCCTCGTGTTCGTCTGCAACGATTTTAGTCTCGCAAACCATTTTGGGAGACGAACAATGCATGCAACTGGcctgaaataaactgaaattggggagaagcaaaaaaataaaagatggaTGATGGTCTTCTTTGTTATGGAAAGAAAAAAGACTGATGTACTACTGCAACCCTGAGCTTCCTCACGACCAAGACTTGCCGGTGCATCACAAGTGGTATTTATAATGCGCCAAAGCCGCATTCAGATTCTGGGGTGTGGGTGTTCTCCTCATCTCGCTGATTGGATGCGGCGCCGTGCCACATCACGGCGGTGGGAGGTGAAAGTACAAAAGACACACCGTAACGTGTCTTTTTTGAAACACCGTATTTTTGCCCCCGTCAGTAGACCGGCGAAATTCCtcacatgtttgtgttttggggggagagTGAACCGATGGCTTCATGTGATGCGCTCTGGAGCGCCATGAACCCCGCGTGTGATTGCAGTATCAGCAACGTCACGACGATGCTGCGCAACATCAGTCTGCATACATCAACGATATACCAGACCTGCACATTTTACAATGCGTGTGCAGATGTTGACGGGT
It encodes the following:
- the nat8l gene encoding N-acetylaspartate synthetase, whose product is MHCSSPKMVCETKIVADEHEAIAGTKKDSIIVSSSQMWTSSSPSPSALESKVEKRNQVFIREFERSDHEEVRRIFNEGIMERIPNSAFRGLKQQTRTQIIYAFLTVMCYVMTKSFTLTFCAPFILMGARYYYSRKVILNYLDCALHTDMADIEAYYMKPTGSCFWVAVLQGQVVGIVAAQGREDDNTLELRRMSVDSRFRGKGIAKALGRRVLEFAMLNNYSAVVLGTTAVKMAAHKLYESLGFRRVGDTDDHTLPGMTRSPLERLFFQIRYSRYRLQLHEE